One Parachlamydia sp. AcF125 DNA segment encodes these proteins:
- a CDS encoding NAD(P)-dependent oxidoreductase, which yields MSEEGFILITGSSGRVGRSVIQRLGGKYPLVGFDKVSPKYKNDNLEFVQVDITSDESVKNGLHIARTKYGSRIISVIHLADYYCFGEGAPSLYQKISVEGTERVLQEVQKFDTEQFLFSSTQLIYAPCPVGKRINENSPIDPKWGYPKSKAKAESLIEQNRGNIPTVILQMAACYDDQCHSIPIASQIQRIYEKRLLSHLFPGNLKHGSPYLHLEDLSEAIWLAVEKRHTLPAELKLLIGEDVTLSYDQMQKLIAAHLFGKAFKTFPIPKWVAKRGAWFLGHSLFEKNFFIKPGMIDIADDHYTLDITRAKEILGWAPRNFVGHSLPKMIKALKANLKGWYKAHNLTLPHSLHDKGQK from the coding sequence GTGAGTGAAGAAGGGTTTATTCTCATCACGGGAAGTAGCGGAAGAGTTGGTCGCAGCGTCATTCAACGCCTGGGAGGAAAATACCCGCTAGTAGGTTTTGATAAAGTTTCTCCTAAATATAAAAACGACAACTTAGAATTCGTTCAGGTTGACATTACTTCGGATGAAAGCGTTAAAAATGGGCTGCATATTGCCCGGACAAAATATGGCTCTAGAATTATTTCCGTGATTCATCTCGCAGATTATTATTGTTTTGGAGAGGGAGCCCCTTCTCTTTATCAAAAAATTTCAGTCGAAGGGACTGAACGGGTGTTGCAAGAAGTGCAAAAATTTGACACAGAGCAGTTCTTATTTTCTAGCACGCAATTAATTTATGCTCCCTGCCCTGTTGGAAAAAGGATTAACGAAAATTCTCCTATCGATCCCAAGTGGGGCTATCCCAAATCCAAAGCTAAAGCAGAATCCCTTATTGAGCAAAATAGAGGGAATATTCCTACAGTCATTTTGCAAATGGCGGCCTGCTATGACGACCAATGCCATTCCATCCCGATTGCCAGCCAAATCCAACGCATTTATGAAAAACGCCTCCTCAGTCATCTTTTCCCAGGAAATCTCAAGCATGGCTCTCCTTATTTGCATTTAGAAGACTTAAGCGAGGCCATCTGGCTAGCAGTTGAAAAACGGCATACACTCCCCGCCGAGTTGAAATTACTCATCGGTGAAGATGTCACCTTAAGCTACGATCAAATGCAAAAGCTTATCGCCGCGCACCTCTTTGGCAAGGCGTTCAAAACTTTCCCTATTCCTAAATGGGTTGCCAAAAGGGGGGCGTGGTTTTTAGGCCATTCTCTTTTTGAGAAAAATTTTTTCATTAAACCGGGGATGATTGACATTGCAGACGATCATTACACTTTAGATATCACACGTGCGAAAGAAATTTTAGGGTGGGCCCCCAGAAATTTTGTGGGGCACTCTCTTCCCAAAATGATTAAAGCTCTCAAAGCTAATCTCAAAGGATGGTACAAAGCCCATAACTTAACACTTCCACATTCCCTACATGATAAAGGCCAAAAATAG
- the atpG gene encoding ATP synthase F1 subunit gamma, producing MSSLRDIRKRLHSVENIRQMTEAMEMVAASQLRRAKAKAEQARPYALTIKHLVGNLSSSVHELNPFFMRREVKKTAVVIIAGDRGLCGSYNTSLFATAERFLSQYQPEHLELILIGSKTVEYFKRKAWSIRKEIVDWGGKLASDEVKTLSNELVHGFEAKVFDEVWLVYTHYVHLALREIKVEKFLNIHPPPSPKDLHPLNYLFEPSADVLLAEIIPRYCFTILSAALNEAYAAELSARIFSMRTAVKNAEELIEKLTLERNKVRQMGITTEMLEITSGTESLRSP from the coding sequence ATGAGTTCCCTACGTGATATTCGGAAACGGTTGCATTCAGTCGAAAATATTCGACAGATGACTGAAGCGATGGAAATGGTTGCTGCTTCTCAGCTCCGCCGTGCAAAAGCAAAGGCAGAGCAAGCACGCCCTTATGCACTCACCATCAAACACCTTGTGGGGAATTTAAGCTCCTCTGTTCATGAACTTAATCCCTTTTTTATGCGAAGAGAAGTTAAGAAAACCGCCGTAGTCATTATTGCAGGAGATAGAGGATTATGCGGTTCTTATAACACTAGCCTATTTGCGACCGCAGAGCGTTTTTTATCCCAGTATCAACCCGAGCATCTCGAATTAATTTTAATCGGCTCTAAGACAGTTGAATACTTTAAGCGTAAAGCATGGAGCATTCGAAAAGAGATCGTAGATTGGGGAGGAAAGCTAGCCTCCGATGAAGTCAAAACCCTTTCGAATGAGCTTGTTCATGGGTTTGAGGCCAAAGTTTTTGATGAAGTTTGGTTGGTTTATACCCATTATGTGCATTTGGCTTTAAGAGAAATTAAGGTGGAAAAGTTTTTAAATATCCATCCTCCACCCTCTCCTAAAGACTTGCATCCCTTAAATTATCTCTTCGAACCAAGCGCAGACGTCTTGCTTGCAGAAATTATCCCCAGGTACTGCTTCACTATCCTTTCTGCAGCACTCAATGAAGCTTATGCAGCTGAGTTATCTGCCCGTATTTTTTCAATGCGTACAGCTGTAAAAAATGCGGAAGAGTTGATTGAAAAATTAACATTAGAGCGAAATAAAGTCAGACAAATGGGGATCACAACGGAAATGTTAGAGATTACTTCCGGGACAGAAAGTTTGCGTTCCCCATAG
- the atpB gene encoding F0F1 ATP synthase subunit A yields MEPKSLEIAEIPNVFSLLYQTFQNTAWAAFLHSWENILFSICVASTIALIFYLGSRKREWIPEKFQNTLEWIVETIHKLVTEVLGSEGAKFVPFIGTLFIYILSMNLMGLVPLMKSPSSNLNITAALAICVFCLVQFLNIKHRGVKGFIYHMAGSPKGVIGWSLAPLMFLLEMITQLARPVTLSLRLFGNVFGEHILVTQFVIMGVTLFAPLILPLQLPFMFLGILTSLMQALVFSLLSTIYILLSLPDNKH; encoded by the coding sequence ATGGAACCTAAATCCTTGGAAATAGCAGAAATACCCAATGTTTTCTCTCTCTTGTATCAAACCTTTCAAAATACAGCTTGGGCAGCTTTTCTACATAGTTGGGAAAATATTCTATTCTCCATTTGCGTGGCGTCCACGATTGCCTTGATTTTTTATTTGGGGTCTCGCAAGAGAGAATGGATTCCCGAAAAATTTCAAAACACGTTGGAATGGATCGTAGAAACTATTCACAAGTTAGTTACAGAGGTTTTAGGCTCTGAAGGGGCTAAATTTGTCCCTTTTATAGGGACTTTGTTTATTTACATTTTAAGTATGAATTTAATGGGGTTAGTTCCCTTGATGAAATCGCCCTCTTCTAACTTGAACATCACAGCTGCCTTAGCCATTTGTGTGTTTTGTTTGGTACAATTTTTGAACATTAAGCATAGGGGAGTTAAAGGGTTTATTTATCATATGGCAGGATCTCCTAAGGGGGTGATTGGGTGGTCCTTGGCACCTTTAATGTTTTTGCTAGAAATGATTACCCAACTAGCGAGACCTGTGACTCTCTCTCTCCGTTTATTCGGAAACGTTTTTGGAGAACATATCTTAGTCACTCAATTTGTGATTATGGGAGTGACTTTGTTCGCCCCCCTGATACTGCCTTTGCAACTTCCCTTTATGTTTTTGGGAATACTAACTAGTTTAATGCAAGCTCTTGTTTTTTCGTTATTAAGCACGATTTATATTTTGTTGTCCCTGCCTGATAACAAACACTAA
- a CDS encoding V-type ATP synthase subunit E, with the protein MEKLEKGQDKIQKICDTLRRETLEPARQEAQKIITEAHAKAAKIIKEAEQQAVALHEQARKSIEQERHIFQSSLEQAARQGLESLRQSIEHKLFNEELERVLEKQTADPQLVVKVVNAVVEAVQKEGISSNLSVAISKQVSPEQVNALLLENVKNKLNEKGVVVGDFAGGAEIKLHGKRFTIDMTDQTLKELLARHARKDFRQLIFGIKGG; encoded by the coding sequence ATGGAAAAACTTGAAAAAGGTCAAGATAAAATTCAGAAAATTTGCGATACCCTTCGCAGGGAGACTCTCGAGCCAGCGAGGCAGGAAGCCCAAAAGATTATTACTGAAGCGCATGCTAAGGCTGCTAAAATCATCAAAGAAGCTGAGCAGCAAGCAGTCGCTTTGCATGAACAAGCTCGTAAATCAATAGAGCAAGAAAGGCATATTTTCCAGTCATCATTAGAGCAAGCTGCAAGGCAAGGTTTAGAATCTCTACGTCAATCTATTGAACATAAGCTATTTAATGAAGAGTTAGAAAGAGTCTTAGAAAAACAAACAGCTGATCCCCAACTAGTTGTTAAAGTGGTGAATGCAGTAGTTGAAGCCGTCCAAAAAGAAGGAATTTCTTCTAATCTGAGTGTGGCTATCTCCAAACAAGTTTCTCCTGAGCAGGTTAATGCTTTGCTTTTGGAAAATGTGAAAAACAAACTGAATGAAAAAGGAGTGGTTGTGGGAGATTTTGCTGGGGGGGCAGAGATCAAATTGCATGGTAAGCGATTCACGATTGATATGACAGACCAAACCTTAAAAGAGCTTTTAGCTAGACATGCTCGCAAAGATTTCCGTCAGCTTATTTTTGGAATTAAAGGTGGGTAA
- a CDS encoding AtpZ/AtpI family protein produces the protein MAKDDKEKKVQQLGAFATTPFVLVVPLVISWLIGHWLDRFFGTSPHLMYTCIGLGLFAGGREFYRIVKRYGNGI, from the coding sequence TTGGCAAAAGATGATAAAGAAAAAAAAGTCCAACAACTAGGAGCTTTTGCCACAACCCCCTTTGTTTTGGTTGTTCCTTTGGTGATTAGCTGGCTAATTGGACACTGGTTGGATCGATTTTTTGGAACATCTCCTCATTTGATGTACACTTGCATAGGGCTAGGATTATTTGCCGGAGGGCGGGAGTTTTATAGGATTGTGAAAAGGTATGGGAATGGCATTTGA
- a CDS encoding DUF2764 family protein gives MAHYYFVGSALPELRIDAPPEMGFQEFETLLYENLKPSDLADFKLLRLYYDIQNIRAFWKKEPFDHLGTYNENELEEALVVGEGFPDYVLDFLRVHEKIEDRLAHFPKLVSAFFREEERHSKGFIQKFLCFEREWRLVLAAFRAKKRGQDLIQVFQYEDPSDNLVAQFLAQKDSSAFETPEGYEELKQLFEEHYDSPLALYQALAEYRFQKIESFWGTDVFSIDRIYAYFVQLVLVEKWQALDRQKGIQTVDTLVKDAS, from the coding sequence ATGGCCCATTATTATTTTGTTGGCTCCGCTCTTCCGGAACTTCGCATCGACGCCCCTCCTGAAATGGGTTTTCAGGAGTTTGAAACGTTGTTGTATGAAAATTTAAAACCGAGTGACTTAGCCGATTTTAAGCTGCTTCGACTTTATTATGATATTCAGAATATCCGTGCCTTTTGGAAAAAAGAGCCTTTTGATCACTTGGGTACTTATAATGAAAATGAGCTCGAAGAGGCTTTAGTGGTGGGAGAAGGATTCCCCGATTATGTTTTAGATTTTTTAAGGGTGCATGAAAAAATAGAAGATCGCTTGGCCCATTTTCCAAAGCTGGTGTCTGCTTTTTTTCGTGAAGAGGAGAGGCATTCAAAGGGCTTTATCCAAAAATTTTTGTGTTTTGAAAGAGAATGGAGGCTGGTTTTGGCTGCCTTTCGCGCCAAAAAAAGGGGGCAGGATTTAATCCAGGTTTTTCAATATGAAGACCCCTCAGATAACCTCGTAGCGCAATTTTTAGCTCAAAAAGATTCAAGCGCTTTTGAAACTCCAGAAGGTTATGAAGAGCTTAAGCAACTATTTGAAGAGCATTATGATAGCCCTCTAGCTCTCTACCAAGCATTAGCGGAGTATCGTTTTCAAAAAATAGAAAGCTTTTGGGGCACCGATGTTTTTTCAATCGATCGGATATACGCCTATTTTGTTCAGCTTGTCCTCGTAGAAAAATGGCAGGCCTTGGATAGGCAAAAAGGAATACAAACTGTGGATACCCTAGTGAAGGATGCATCATGA
- the atpC gene encoding ATP synthase F1 subunit epsilon: MFELTIVTPEKKVYEGLVHSLKAPGEEGAFQILSHHAPLIASLCKGELVIEDQTHQKITLKVVGGFLEVSPTKVSVLADAIEE; encoded by the coding sequence ATGTTTGAATTAACGATTGTCACTCCCGAAAAAAAAGTTTACGAAGGCCTGGTGCATTCCCTAAAAGCCCCCGGAGAAGAGGGGGCTTTCCAAATTTTATCTCACCACGCTCCTCTGATTGCTTCTCTATGCAAAGGAGAGCTTGTGATTGAAGATCAAACTCACCAAAAAATCACTCTTAAAGTGGTGGGAGGCTTCTTAGAAGTTTCCCCCACTAAAGTCTCCGTACTGGCAGACGCTATTGAGGAATAA
- the tal gene encoding transaldolase, translating into MGNTILDQLKKLTTIVCDTGDIDAIKAYAPTDATTNPSLILKATAKPQYQPLIEDAIKYSHSKGSSLEEKKCHLMDKLFVNFGIEILKIIPGRVSTEVDARLSFDVEGSIEKAKTLIDLYEAAGIDRKRVLIKLASTWEGAQAACQLEKEGIHCNMTLLFSLAQAIICAEAKATLISPFVGRILDWYKKSQGISEIAPEKDPGVQSVTEIYHYFKKFGYQTQVMGASFRNTGEIIELAGCDLLTISPDLLAQLEQMEGKLTPKLSAESSKDLNIKKLSLDEKTFRWMLNENPMATEKLAEGIRLFAADAMKLENQLIK; encoded by the coding sequence ATGGGAAATACAATTTTAGACCAGTTAAAAAAACTTACCACCATTGTCTGCGATACAGGGGATATCGACGCCATTAAAGCCTACGCTCCAACTGATGCGACTACTAATCCCTCATTAATTCTTAAGGCCACGGCAAAGCCTCAATATCAACCTCTTATTGAAGATGCAATCAAATATAGCCATTCTAAGGGGAGCTCACTAGAGGAAAAAAAATGCCATTTAATGGACAAGCTTTTCGTAAATTTTGGGATTGAAATTTTAAAAATTATTCCCGGCCGAGTGTCAACAGAAGTAGATGCACGCCTGTCGTTTGATGTGGAAGGCAGCATCGAAAAAGCCAAAACCCTGATTGATTTATATGAAGCGGCAGGGATTGATAGAAAACGTGTCTTGATTAAACTTGCTTCCACTTGGGAAGGAGCGCAGGCTGCATGTCAGTTGGAAAAAGAAGGAATCCATTGCAATATGACGCTTCTCTTTAGTTTAGCGCAAGCCATCATTTGCGCTGAAGCAAAAGCCACCTTGATCTCTCCTTTTGTGGGACGCATTTTAGATTGGTACAAAAAAAGCCAAGGAATTTCCGAAATTGCTCCCGAAAAAGATCCAGGCGTTCAGTCGGTAACCGAAATTTACCATTATTTTAAAAAATTTGGCTACCAAACTCAAGTGATGGGAGCAAGCTTTAGAAATACTGGAGAAATCATCGAATTAGCTGGATGCGATCTTTTAACCATCTCCCCCGACCTACTTGCTCAGCTAGAACAAATGGAAGGAAAGCTAACCCCAAAACTCTCTGCTGAATCCTCAAAAGATCTAAATATCAAAAAGCTTTCTTTAGATGAAAAGACATTCCGCTGGATGCTCAATGAGAACCCTATGGCTACAGAAAAATTGGCTGAAGGGATTCGCCTGTTTGCAGCTGATGCCATGAAGTTAGAAAATCAACTCATCAAATAA
- the atpD gene encoding F0F1 ATP synthase subunit beta, with the protein MTKGIIRQVIGPTLDIEFPEDQIPNILNAIEIKDEERGIKLVAEVAMQLGDGMVRCIALSSTEGLTRGMQAVDTGASVQVPVGPKTLGRIFNLLGEPLDHLGSLEQDVPRASIHKAPPGFEDQETQITLFETGIKVIDLLEPYPQGGKVGLFGGAGVGKSVIVMELIRNIAAQHGGYSVFCGVGERTREGNELWLEMKESGVLSRTSLVFGQMNEPPGARLRVALTALSMAEHFRDTEHQNVLLFIDNIFRFIQAGSEVSALLGRMPSAVGYQPTLQTEIGALQERITSTKFGSITSVQAIYVPADDYTDPAPASIFSHLDAATVLSRQIAELGIYPAVDPLNSTSRILDPNFIGEEHYRVARQVQRILQRYKDLQNIIAILGMDELAEEDKLTVRRARKIQKFLSQPFFVAETFTGKPGRFVKLADTIKGFKMIVEGEVDEIPEQAFYMVGAIEEVFENAEKLKKSNV; encoded by the coding sequence ATGACTAAAGGTATCATCAGGCAAGTGATCGGCCCTACTCTTGATATCGAATTTCCTGAGGATCAAATTCCGAACATTTTAAATGCTATCGAAATTAAAGATGAAGAGCGAGGAATCAAATTAGTGGCAGAGGTTGCCATGCAATTAGGTGATGGAATGGTCCGATGCATTGCTCTTTCTTCCACTGAAGGATTGACTAGGGGGATGCAGGCTGTTGATACAGGTGCCTCGGTGCAAGTTCCCGTAGGGCCTAAGACGTTGGGCCGAATTTTCAATCTGCTCGGAGAACCTCTCGACCATCTCGGTTCCTTAGAACAGGACGTTCCCAGAGCCTCTATTCATAAAGCCCCGCCAGGTTTTGAAGACCAAGAGACTCAGATTACCTTGTTTGAAACAGGCATTAAGGTGATCGACTTACTTGAACCCTACCCGCAAGGTGGCAAAGTGGGTTTATTCGGAGGGGCTGGAGTAGGTAAATCTGTGATTGTCATGGAGTTGATTCGCAATATCGCCGCCCAACACGGGGGGTATTCTGTTTTTTGCGGAGTCGGGGAGCGCACGCGTGAGGGCAACGAGTTATGGCTAGAAATGAAAGAATCAGGTGTTCTTTCTCGCACCTCTTTAGTATTTGGGCAAATGAATGAACCCCCTGGTGCACGCCTGCGGGTAGCCTTGACTGCCCTTTCAATGGCTGAACATTTCAGAGATACAGAGCATCAAAATGTGTTGTTGTTTATTGATAACATTTTCAGGTTTATTCAGGCTGGCTCAGAAGTGTCTGCTCTTTTAGGTAGGATGCCTTCTGCAGTCGGTTATCAACCGACATTGCAAACCGAAATTGGAGCTCTGCAAGAAAGAATTACTTCCACAAAATTTGGCTCTATTACATCCGTTCAAGCAATTTATGTTCCAGCAGATGACTATACCGATCCCGCTCCTGCCAGCATTTTTTCTCACTTAGATGCTGCCACAGTGCTTTCAAGGCAAATTGCAGAACTTGGGATTTATCCTGCGGTTGATCCGTTAAATTCAACCTCTCGCATTCTCGATCCCAACTTTATTGGAGAAGAGCATTATCGAGTGGCAAGGCAAGTGCAACGCATTTTACAACGCTACAAAGATTTACAAAATATTATTGCCATCCTGGGGATGGATGAGCTCGCAGAAGAAGATAAGCTGACGGTTAGAAGAGCGCGAAAAATTCAAAAGTTTCTCTCCCAACCTTTTTTCGTGGCCGAAACCTTTACAGGCAAGCCAGGAAGATTTGTCAAACTTGCCGATACTATCAAAGGCTTTAAAATGATTGTAGAGGGAGAAGTGGACGAAATCCCGGAACAAGCTTTTTATATGGTAGGAGCTATCGAGGAAGTTTTTGAAAATGCAGAGAAGCTAAAGAAATCAAATGTTTGA
- the atpF gene encoding F0F1 ATP synthase subunit B — protein MNLEFEQILSQIVAFLIMVGILKRYAWLPLLEMIEERRLKIQNEFYKIEEQKKEVSRLLEDYQGKLKEIDHEAKQRLEATAERGFKIAQQIREDAYRQANYILHKAHEDAYKQAEKVKLQLKQQLVDLVVKVAQKVIQEKLDSQKDKQMIESFIQKLDVR, from the coding sequence ATGAATTTAGAATTCGAACAAATTCTCTCCCAAATTGTGGCTTTTTTAATCATGGTTGGGATTTTAAAGCGTTATGCTTGGCTGCCTCTTCTCGAAATGATTGAGGAGAGGAGACTAAAAATACAAAACGAATTCTATAAAATCGAAGAACAAAAAAAAGAAGTTTCCCGTTTACTGGAAGATTACCAGGGAAAGCTTAAAGAAATTGATCACGAAGCTAAGCAACGCTTAGAAGCTACAGCGGAAAGGGGATTTAAAATAGCCCAACAAATTCGGGAAGATGCTTACCGGCAGGCAAATTATATTTTGCATAAAGCGCATGAAGATGCCTACAAACAGGCTGAAAAAGTAAAACTTCAATTAAAACAGCAGCTTGTAGATTTGGTGGTTAAGGTGGCCCAAAAAGTGATTCAAGAAAAGTTAGATTCTCAAAAAGACAAACAAATGATCGAATCATTTATACAAAAGCTGGATGTTAGATGA
- the atpE gene encoding ATP synthase F0 subunit C: MEIGVALALSAPLAVGLAALGSGLGLGKAVGGAMEAIGRQPEASGKILTNMIIGAALIEALTIYALIVFFIVLERIR, from the coding sequence ATGGAAATTGGAGTCGCACTTGCCTTATCTGCACCCTTAGCTGTGGGCTTAGCCGCCTTAGGGTCAGGCTTAGGTCTGGGTAAAGCTGTGGGAGGCGCTATGGAAGCTATTGGCCGACAACCTGAAGCTTCAGGAAAAATCCTAACCAACATGATTATTGGGGCGGCGTTAATCGAAGCCTTAACGATCTATGCTTTAATTGTGTTCTTTATCGTTCTTGAAAGAATAAGATAG
- the atpA gene encoding F0F1 ATP synthase subunit alpha — translation MTLKPEEVSWVIGNEIEKYAERNQFESMGRVIQVGDGIARIWGLEDVMMSELLEFPNGTLGMVLNLAVDHVGAVILGTEQGIREHDVVKKTNKIARVPVGEALLGRVVNALGEPLDGKGRIDTPHFRPIEAQAPNVVERQPVNEPIQTGVKAIDAMIPIGKGQRELIIGDRQTGKTTLILDTILNQKDKDVVCIYVAIGQKNSTIAKMVAILEKHDAMKYTTIIAAPASDPAALQYLAPYAGVNMGEYFMYKGKHAICFYDDLTKHAQAYRQMALLLKRPPGREAYPGDVFYLHSRLLERSAKLNEELGGGSLTGIPVVETQANDVATYIPTNVISITDGQIYLESDLFHAGIKPAINVGISASRVGSKAQTKAMKKVAGSLRLDLAQYREMAAFAQFGAEVEESTLALLKRGERMVEILKQDKFCPYSLEKQVVTIYVGSKGYLDDIPVKFVRKFEEEFYHFVEKEYPHVLSSIATTLDLVPEVMKEIDEAIINFKKKYEFPT, via the coding sequence ATGACCTTAAAACCAGAAGAAGTATCCTGGGTCATCGGGAACGAAATAGAAAAATATGCAGAAAGAAACCAGTTCGAATCTATGGGAAGGGTGATTCAAGTAGGAGATGGGATTGCCAGGATTTGGGGACTAGAGGATGTCATGATGTCCGAACTGTTGGAATTTCCAAATGGGACCTTGGGCATGGTTTTGAACTTAGCAGTTGATCATGTAGGGGCGGTCATTTTGGGAACTGAACAAGGGATTAGAGAGCATGATGTGGTTAAAAAGACAAATAAAATCGCCCGTGTGCCAGTCGGCGAGGCTTTATTAGGGCGTGTGGTAAACGCGTTAGGTGAACCTCTCGATGGAAAGGGGAGGATTGACACCCCCCATTTTCGTCCGATAGAAGCGCAAGCTCCCAACGTGGTAGAGCGGCAACCAGTCAATGAGCCTATACAAACAGGAGTAAAAGCAATAGATGCTATGATTCCTATTGGAAAAGGGCAGCGAGAGCTTATTATCGGGGATCGACAAACAGGCAAAACGACTTTAATTTTGGATACTATCCTAAACCAAAAAGATAAAGATGTAGTTTGTATTTATGTAGCGATAGGGCAAAAAAATTCCACTATAGCCAAAATGGTAGCCATTTTAGAAAAGCATGATGCCATGAAATACACCACCATTATTGCAGCTCCTGCTTCAGATCCAGCTGCATTGCAATACTTGGCCCCCTATGCAGGTGTAAACATGGGGGAATATTTCATGTATAAAGGGAAGCATGCCATCTGCTTTTATGACGATTTGACAAAGCATGCTCAAGCTTACCGTCAAATGGCCTTGCTCTTAAAACGGCCCCCTGGCCGAGAAGCCTATCCGGGCGATGTTTTCTATCTCCATTCGAGGCTTTTAGAACGCTCGGCTAAATTGAATGAGGAATTAGGAGGGGGGTCGTTAACCGGCATTCCTGTAGTGGAAACTCAGGCTAATGACGTGGCGACTTATATTCCGACCAATGTAATCTCGATTACAGATGGGCAAATTTACTTGGAGTCCGACCTCTTTCACGCGGGCATTAAACCAGCCATTAATGTAGGGATTTCGGCCTCTCGAGTTGGGAGTAAAGCTCAAACTAAGGCCATGAAGAAAGTAGCAGGAAGTTTACGCTTAGATCTCGCGCAATATCGAGAGATGGCTGCTTTTGCTCAATTTGGAGCAGAGGTGGAAGAGTCCACTCTTGCTCTGCTAAAAAGGGGAGAGCGAATGGTTGAAATTTTGAAACAAGATAAATTCTGTCCTTACTCCTTAGAAAAGCAGGTAGTCACAATTTATGTAGGTTCTAAAGGATATTTAGATGACATTCCGGTCAAATTTGTTCGAAAATTCGAGGAAGAATTTTATCATTTTGTCGAAAAAGAATATCCCCATGTACTCAGCTCTATTGCCACCACTTTAGATTTAGTGCCTGAAGTAATGAAAGAAATTGACGAAGCTATAATAAATTTTAAGAAGAAATATGAGTTCCCTACGTGA
- the atpH gene encoding ATP synthase F1 subunit delta, which yields MKRALSLQFAKALFCSTSSLPQLKLWKISLEAFLEALEKHSHFQALLTSPQFRDEEKDWLVQKCYKGPCEPKLLNFIKYVVKQQKLPYLKSILEEFSRMLNEKAGILQVILITARPVDSKILYTLKGKLKETYGKEIIIEARIQSSLIGGGILMIENRRWDFSIKNRLKQMKQTLLAEIRQES from the coding sequence ATGAAGCGAGCTCTTTCTTTGCAATTTGCAAAAGCTTTGTTTTGCTCTACATCTTCTTTACCCCAATTGAAGCTATGGAAAATTTCCTTAGAAGCTTTCCTAGAGGCGTTAGAGAAGCATTCCCATTTTCAAGCTTTGCTTACTTCTCCTCAATTTAGAGATGAGGAAAAGGATTGGTTAGTTCAAAAGTGTTATAAAGGCCCCTGTGAGCCTAAATTGTTAAATTTTATTAAATATGTCGTAAAGCAACAAAAGCTGCCTTATCTCAAATCTATCCTGGAAGAATTTTCTCGGATGCTTAATGAGAAAGCAGGTATTTTGCAAGTTATCTTGATTACGGCGCGTCCGGTTGATTCCAAGATTTTATACACATTAAAAGGAAAATTAAAAGAAACCTACGGCAAAGAGATCATCATAGAGGCCCGTATTCAGTCTTCTCTTATAGGGGGTGGGATCTTAATGATTGAAAATCGGAGGTGGGATTTTAGTATTAAAAACCGGCTTAAACAAATGAAACAAACCCTTTTGGCAGAGATTAGGCAGGAATCATGA